Part of the Companilactobacillus zhachilii genome is shown below.
CTGATATTAATCATTTCTTGACTGGTTCCAATGAAAATGGAATGTCGACTTTATTTAAGAATGAAATGACCAATATTTTACCTGACACTAAAGAAACCGATTTTGGTGTTAAGGATGCCTCAAGTTTAGCCCAAGGAAATACTTCGGATAGTGGCAAAAATGACATTGCTAAATCTATCCAAGATGGGGTAAACAACGTTAAAAATAAAGCTACAGAATGGTATAATGATATTAAGAACTTTTTTGGTCAATAGGAGGATCATATGAACATTTACGATAGTGCTAATCAACTCGAACAAGATTTAAGAAAGACAACCGAAGTTGCTGAATTAAAGCTTGCTTTTGAAGCTGTTAAAGCCAACGACTTGGCTTACAAGCTTTTCGACAAGGTTCAAAACAAACAATTTGAACTACAACAAAAGCAAATGCAAGGTCAAGAAATTACTGATGACGACATTAAAGCAATGCGTGAATTGACAGATCAACTTTCAAATTACACTGAAATCCAAAACTTAATGGAAAAAGAGCAAAAGATGAATTCAATGATGGATGAATTGAACAAAATCATTTCAAAGCCTATCGCAGAAATTTATCAAGATAAATAACAAGGACTTAGGGCTTAAGTAATTTGCTTAAGTCCTTTTCTTTTACAAGTTTAACGGTTGAAAATTAAATGTGCCGCCTTTAGGCCGCCTCCAAGAGCAAGAAATTTTGGTCGCTATGGGGACCGATTCGAGCCAAAGAGCGGTCTCGAATCTCGATTTTGAACTTCGAGAAAACCGTTCGAATTTCAAAAGTCGTCCCGTGGTGTAAGAGCTAAAGCTCTAACGCCACCTGCACAGCGACCAAAATTTCTTGCTCTTTCCGGCTCGCTCACTCTTTGATTTTTAATCAGGAGTGAATAGTTTTAAGTATCATGATGTCATTGATGACTAGGGTTATAGAATGCAGTGTATATTTTGATTTTAAATGTAATTTTTAATCCGTAATCAAAAAATCAACTGTGGTCTGTCTTCAAGCTATCCTTGAGTTAAGAAAGAACTAGTCGGAAGATTTGGACAGTGGTTACTGGCAGTGAAAGTAGTGTTAGGACGACCGTTTTTTGTCGTTCTTACAGCACCGGGCGCGTTTAAGACTTGCCGAACTTTGCAAGGCTTAAACCGAGGTTCGAGACAGTGGCTCGGGCCGTTCCGCACTGCCAGTAACCACTGTCCAAATCTGGAGACGGCATATCCATAATATAAATAATTTGAAGACACATCCTGCCACACATAAATTTAATATAAATTATCGTAAATTATTTCTTTTTATTTTTTCTTAAGGATTAAAATTGTAAAATTAATTATAGGTTAAACATGGTGCCAATTAGTTTTTTGAATATGAGTTTTAATAATCTTTGTATTCTTAAAATAAATCTTTCGTATATAGAAGCAAGGGAGTTTGAGAATGAAGTTTTTGCATGCAGCAGATTTACATTTAGATACACCTTTTATCGGTATTAGTAGTTTTTCAAAAGAACTTCAAAAAGAACTGCAAGAGTCAACTTATTCAGCAGCTAAAAAGCTCTTTGCTACTGCTTTGGAACAACAAGTTGATTTCGTTATTTTAGCGGGCGATATTTTTGACGATACTGATAGTTCGCTAAAGGCACAAATGTTTTTGCGTGATGAATTTGAAAAACTAAGGCAGGCTGAAATAAAGGTTTATTTAATTTATGGTAATCATGATTATTATCGTAATAATTTTGCTGTAGTAAAGTTCCCTGATAATGTGACTGTTTTTGGCCAAGATGTTACAACGGTCACACAGATGACGAA
Proteins encoded:
- a CDS encoding YlbF family regulator → MNIYDSANQLEQDLRKTTEVAELKLAFEAVKANDLAYKLFDKVQNKQFELQQKQMQGQEITDDDIKAMRELTDQLSNYTEIQNLMEKEQKMNSMMDELNKIISKPIAEIYQDK